The Amycolatopsis sp. NBC_01480 genome segment CAGCGCGGCCTGCTTGACGCCGCCGCCGTCGCTGACCAGGACCACGTCGGGGGCGAGCAGGTCGAGCAGGCCTTGCAGGTCGTTGGTTTCGAGCGCGCGCTGGAACGATTCCAGCGCCGCCCGGGTCTCGCCCGCCGTGACCACCGCGCGAGGACGGCGGGCATCCACGTGCCGGCGGGCGCGCAGCGCGATCTGCCGGACGGCCGCCGGGCTTTTGCCGACGGCTTCGGCGATCTCGTCGTAGCCGATCGCGAAGACCTCACGCAGCACGAAAACGGCGCGCTCGGTCGGCGAAAGGGTCTCCAGCACCAGCATGAGCGCCATCGACACGCTCTCGGCGAGTTCGACGTCCTCGGCCACGTCCGGCGTGGTGAGCAGCGGCTCGGGCAGCCACGGGCCGACGTACGACTCCTTGCGGCGCTTGAGGGTCCGCAGGCGGTTCAGCGCCTGCCGGGTGGTGATCCGGACCAGGTACGCCCGCGGCTCCCGAACGGTGCCGAGGTCGACCTCGGCCCACCGCAACCAGGTCTCCTGGAGCACGTCTTCGGCGTCGGCCGCCGAGCCGAGCATCTCGTAGGCGACGGTGAAGAGCAGGTTGCGGTGGGCGAGGAACGCTTCGGTCGCCGGGTCGGTGCCGTTCATCGGGACGATTATGCCGCCGGCTCGGTGCGCTTGGGCGGTTTGACCGCAGTTTCCTTGGCCTGCACCGCTTTCCGGCGCTCGTTGTCCTTGGACCAGGTCCAGCTCGCCGAACCGGGCTTCGCCGCCTCGCGGGCCAGCTGCTTGACCGTGCCCGAGCAGACGATCTCCTTGAGCTTCGCGCCGAGGCGGCCGCCGATGTGGAACGCCGTCGCGACGTCGTTGCGGTGGGAGAACTGGAAGAGGCCGCCCTGGCGGCCCAGGCTGAGGCATTGCCCGACGAAGCCCAGCTCGATCGGCGTGGCCGGCTCGCCGGCGATCCGGTGGAGCACCGTGTCGGCGGCGTGCCCGCCGAGCGGCCCCGCGGCCTGGCAGCTCATCCGGAACGGCCGGTCCGACGGGCCCGCCGAGTCCCCGGCCGCGACGACGCGGGGGTCGTCCACGCTGGTCAGCGTCTCGTCTGTGCGCAGGCGGCCGAGCGCGTCGGTGCTCAGCCCGCTGCTCGCGGCCAGGTCCGGCACCCCGAACCCGGCGGTCCAGACGGTCACCTCGCTCGGGATCTCCCGGCCGCCACTGA includes the following:
- a CDS encoding RNA polymerase sigma-70 factor — translated: MNGTDPATEAFLAHRNLLFTVAYEMLGSAADAEDVLQETWLRWAEVDLGTVREPRAYLVRITTRQALNRLRTLKRRKESYVGPWLPEPLLTTPDVAEDVELAESVSMALMLVLETLSPTERAVFVLREVFAIGYDEIAEAVGKSPAAVRQIALRARRHVDARRPRAVVTAGETRAALESFQRALETNDLQGLLDLLAPDVVLVSDGGGVKQAALRPIAGSDKVARYINGGVGRFGATLGVAPAVVNGSPALVLSLDGAVDGVLAIRIEDGRISGMYYVRNPAKLSRVDAEIPLSRQ